Proteins encoded in a region of the Vibrio ponticus genome:
- a CDS encoding ArnT family glycosyltransferase yields the protein MSFNRVHLWAILGAAFLIRLISLGAYPLMDTTEARYGEMARIMTETGNWLTPQFDYGIPFWGKPPLFTWMSAGGIELFGINEFAVRVPHWLAGLLVVGLMAGFARKLGFSGLITAVVLATCAIFAIAAGAVMTDMALTLGMTIAMVGFYRCWQGTRTWGYVGFVGLAIGLLAKGPLVIVLMGLAVVPWLVIQHGVVGALKVLWQRFPILSGLGLMLAIALPWYVMAEQATPGFIDYFIVGEHFKRFLVSGWEGDLYGSAHDEPRGTIWLFWLYSAAPWSIVLPVLLWKKRQRLRDGELQQSGIVSFLICWMIAPLVLFTFSGNILPAYVLPGIPAIGLLVSILLSDTKHDPKWFKLCAGVIPVLLVIALAIINISVGDKKSDKVIFEKVDPSLPTLYVGKRPFSGQFYSQGQAMQLTDQVKLSTYPRFQLIGSKDQVSQLVEQQSLSCVVEYTAKSKRTLYRCVTS from the coding sequence GTGAGTTTTAATCGAGTGCACCTTTGGGCAATTTTAGGCGCAGCATTTCTTATTCGTCTTATTTCGCTTGGCGCTTATCCTTTGATGGATACCACCGAAGCTCGCTATGGTGAAATGGCGAGAATCATGACAGAAACAGGTAATTGGTTAACCCCGCAGTTTGATTACGGCATCCCTTTTTGGGGCAAGCCCCCCCTGTTTACATGGATGAGTGCTGGTGGGATTGAGTTATTCGGTATTAATGAGTTTGCTGTTCGAGTTCCGCATTGGCTAGCCGGGCTTTTGGTTGTGGGATTGATGGCAGGATTTGCCCGTAAGCTCGGCTTTAGTGGGCTGATTACGGCGGTTGTACTTGCCACTTGTGCGATTTTCGCGATTGCTGCGGGCGCAGTGATGACGGATATGGCGTTAACGCTAGGTATGACTATTGCCATGGTTGGTTTTTATCGTTGTTGGCAAGGAACTCGTACATGGGGTTATGTCGGCTTTGTTGGCTTAGCAATTGGTTTATTGGCGAAAGGACCGCTAGTCATTGTGCTGATGGGACTTGCGGTTGTGCCTTGGCTCGTTATCCAGCACGGAGTGGTTGGGGCATTGAAAGTACTGTGGCAACGTTTCCCAATACTTTCCGGTTTAGGGTTGATGTTAGCTATTGCTTTACCTTGGTATGTGATGGCGGAGCAAGCGACCCCAGGATTTATTGATTACTTTATTGTTGGTGAGCATTTTAAACGTTTCTTGGTCAGTGGCTGGGAAGGGGATTTATATGGGAGTGCTCATGATGAGCCGCGAGGTACTATTTGGTTATTTTGGCTTTATTCAGCCGCGCCTTGGTCAATTGTGCTACCAGTGTTGCTATGGAAAAAGCGTCAGCGTCTGAGAGATGGCGAATTACAACAGTCAGGCATTGTGAGTTTTCTTATTTGCTGGATGATCGCTCCTCTCGTATTGTTTACCTTCTCAGGCAACATTCTACCTGCTTATGTGTTACCCGGGATTCCCGCTATTGGGCTGTTAGTTTCGATCTTGCTCTCTGATACTAAACATGATCCTAAGTGGTTTAAACTTTGTGCGGGAGTTATACCGGTATTGCTTGTGATTGCACTTGCGATCATCAATATCAGTGTTGGTGATAAGAAGAGTGACAAAGTGATTTTTGAGAAAGTAGATCCTTCGTTGCCGACGCTTTATGTAGGGAAAAGACCTTTTTCTGGACAATTTTATAGCCAAGGTCAAGCGATGCAACTAACGGATCAGGTCAAGTTGTCGACTTATCCTCGTTTTCAACTGATTGGCAGTAAGGATCAAGTCTCTCAGTTGGTCGAGCAACAATCATTGAGTTGTGTGGTTGAGTATACAGCCAAAAGCAAGCGAACTCTCTACCGCTGCGTAACATCGTAG
- a CDS encoding HlyD family type I secretion periplasmic adaptor subunit: MPNLNFHQIQHNQISYQDGRELNFQASRGVKLTLLVVLLMLVGFVAWASMAKLSSAAIARGMVIVESKKKPVQHLEGGIVKAIHVTDGQNVEQGELLITLDSTKAQARYQGLKSQWQSDLARLNRLQTELNEQESIAFDPRLLELEQDTHVHSILATQTKLFSKRRALQAGEKKLLKEKVAQARNDLQGLRQQYQADKQNLAYLNQQVDMHEKLLITGNTSRSKLLDLKREHSNLNSDLAELITKINRAIRAITEAELQDQNAEYHYAKQLGEEIQQLEKMINETSEAMFEAQQILDRVEIRSPQTGVVVGMSIFSPQSIIAPGETVMEIVPQQDNLIIEAMLKPEDIDSVYEGLDTQVRLTAYNFRRTPPIRGQLIHISADTIVDQANGEAAYLAKIKLEQADLQQLDSVSLYPGMPAEVMILLSEQTPLDYILSPLSVSAYRAMREI, from the coding sequence ATGCCTAACCTAAACTTTCATCAAATCCAACACAACCAAATCTCTTATCAAGACGGTCGAGAGCTAAATTTTCAAGCATCGAGAGGTGTGAAGCTAACCTTATTAGTGGTGCTATTGATGTTAGTCGGTTTTGTCGCTTGGGCTTCAATGGCGAAATTGTCTAGCGCCGCGATAGCGCGAGGGATGGTGATCGTCGAGTCCAAGAAAAAGCCGGTTCAACACCTTGAAGGCGGGATAGTAAAAGCGATTCACGTCACTGATGGTCAAAATGTCGAACAAGGTGAGCTTCTTATCACGCTCGATTCGACCAAAGCACAAGCACGCTATCAAGGCTTAAAATCTCAGTGGCAGAGCGATCTCGCGCGCCTAAACCGTTTACAAACCGAACTTAACGAACAAGAGAGCATTGCATTTGATCCTCGCCTCCTCGAACTAGAACAGGATACTCACGTCCATTCTATCCTTGCCACCCAAACCAAACTGTTTAGTAAGCGCCGAGCACTGCAAGCGGGCGAAAAGAAACTGCTCAAAGAAAAAGTCGCGCAAGCCCGAAATGATCTGCAAGGGTTACGACAACAATATCAAGCGGATAAACAAAACCTCGCTTATCTCAACCAGCAAGTCGATATGCATGAAAAGTTGCTTATCACGGGCAACACTTCGCGATCCAAACTACTGGATTTGAAGCGAGAACATTCCAATTTAAACAGTGATTTAGCCGAACTGATTACTAAGATCAATCGTGCGATTCGCGCGATAACTGAAGCAGAGTTGCAAGATCAAAATGCTGAATATCACTATGCCAAACAACTTGGTGAAGAAATTCAGCAACTAGAAAAGATGATCAATGAAACCAGCGAAGCCATGTTTGAAGCGCAGCAAATCCTAGATCGTGTTGAAATTCGTTCACCTCAAACTGGAGTCGTGGTGGGCATGTCCATATTTTCGCCGCAATCTATTATTGCTCCGGGCGAAACCGTCATGGAAATCGTACCTCAACAAGACAACCTCATAATCGAAGCGATGCTCAAACCTGAAGATATCGATAGCGTTTATGAAGGGCTGGATACTCAAGTTCGGCTCACTGCCTATAACTTTCGCCGCACACCACCTATTCGTGGGCAACTGATCCATATCTCAGCCGACACGATTGTTGACCAAGCGAATGGCGAAGCCGCCTATCTAGCAAAAATCAAACTTGAACAAGCCGATTTACAACAACTGGACAGCGTTAGCCTCTACCCCGGCATGCCAGCGGAAGTCATGATTCTACTCAGTGAGCAGACGCCACTTGATTACATTCTAAGCCCACTTTCCGTGAGTGCTTATCGAGCGATGAGAGAAATTTAA
- a CDS encoding GtrA family protein — protein sequence MRNFVSNKWFKFALVGGVGFIADTLIFISCFKLLLLPLFQARLIAFFGAASVTWLGNRVFTFSSHTQNSDHYWRGLATQWGKFMSSATLSAIPNLIVFKSILLLFGSNGLMPYVALICGVLFGMVSNFILSSRWVFCSR from the coding sequence ATGCGAAATTTTGTCTCTAATAAGTGGTTTAAGTTCGCTTTAGTCGGAGGTGTTGGCTTTATTGCCGACACCTTAATTTTTATCTCGTGTTTTAAACTGCTTTTATTGCCCCTTTTTCAAGCGCGACTGATTGCATTTTTCGGTGCTGCTAGCGTCACTTGGTTAGGCAACCGAGTGTTTACGTTTTCCTCTCATACACAAAACAGCGACCATTATTGGCGAGGATTGGCTACGCAATGGGGGAAGTTTATGAGTAGCGCGACTCTCTCTGCAATACCCAATTTGATTGTTTTCAAATCAATTTTGCTGCTATTTGGCAGCAATGGATTAATGCCTTATGTGGCGCTTATATGCGGAGTTTTATTCGGTATGGTCAGCAACTTTATTTTGAGTAGCCGTTGGGTGTTTTGCTCACGTTAA
- the fabV gene encoding enoyl-ACP reductase FabV, with translation MIIKPRIRGFICTTTHPVGCEANVKEQIAYTKAQGPIKNAPKRVLVIGSSSGYGLSSRIAAAFGGGASTIGVFFEKEGTEKKPGTAGFYNAAAFDKLAGEAGLYAKSLNGDAFSNEAKQKAIDLIKQDLGQIDMVVYSLASPVRKMPESGELIRSALKPIGQTYTSTAVDTNKDVIIEASVEPATEQEIKDTVTVMGGEDWELWVNALADAGVLADGCKTVAYSYIGTELTWPIYWDGALGKAKMDLDRAASALNTKLAEKGGSANVAVLKSVVTQASSAIPVMPLYIAMVFKKMREEGVHEGCMEQIFRMFSQRLYKEDGSAAEVDEQNRLRLDDWELREDIQQHCRELWPQITTENLKELTDYVEYKEEFLKLFGFGVEGVDYEAEVNPAVDAGFINI, from the coding sequence ATGATCATCAAACCTAGAATTCGTGGATTTATCTGTACCACAACACACCCAGTGGGTTGTGAAGCTAACGTAAAAGAACAAATTGCTTACACCAAAGCACAAGGTCCAATCAAAAACGCACCTAAGCGTGTACTTGTTATTGGTTCTTCAAGTGGCTACGGTCTATCTTCTCGTATCGCGGCTGCTTTTGGCGGCGGTGCATCAACTATCGGTGTTTTCTTCGAAAAAGAAGGGACTGAGAAGAAGCCGGGAACTGCAGGTTTCTACAATGCTGCGGCTTTCGACAAGCTAGCTGGCGAAGCAGGTCTGTATGCGAAAAGCCTAAATGGCGATGCTTTCTCTAATGAAGCAAAACAAAAAGCGATTGATCTAATCAAGCAAGATCTTGGTCAAATCGATATGGTGGTTTACTCGCTGGCTTCTCCAGTACGTAAAATGCCTGAATCGGGTGAGCTTATTCGTTCTGCGCTAAAACCAATCGGTCAGACTTACACATCAACAGCGGTAGATACCAACAAAGATGTGATCATTGAAGCAAGTGTTGAACCTGCAACTGAGCAAGAAATCAAAGACACAGTGACTGTTATGGGCGGTGAAGACTGGGAACTTTGGGTTAACGCACTTGCTGATGCGGGTGTGCTAGCTGATGGTTGTAAGACAGTTGCGTACAGCTACATTGGTACCGAGTTAACTTGGCCAATCTACTGGGATGGCGCACTAGGTAAAGCTAAGATGGACCTAGATCGTGCTGCATCTGCGCTTAACACTAAACTCGCTGAAAAAGGCGGTAGTGCGAACGTAGCAGTACTTAAATCAGTAGTAACGCAAGCAAGTTCAGCGATTCCAGTTATGCCGTTGTACATTGCGATGGTATTTAAGAAGATGCGTGAAGAAGGCGTACACGAAGGTTGTATGGAGCAGATCTTCCGCATGTTTAGCCAACGTCTATACAAAGAAGACGGTAGCGCAGCGGAAGTTGACGAGCAAAATCGTCTACGTCTAGATGACTGGGAACTGCGTGAAGATATTCAGCAGCACTGTCGTGAGCTTTGGCCACAAATCACAACGGAGAACCTAAAAGAGCTAACTGACTACGTTGAGTATAAGGAAGAGTTCTTGAAACTGTTTGGTTTCGGCGTTGAAGGCGTAGATTACGAAGCAGAAGTAAACCCTGCCGTTGATGCTGGCTTTATCAACATCTAA
- a CDS encoding TetR/AcrR family transcriptional regulator produces the protein MSARHKTKEKILDVAEALFAEHGFNDTSLRTITSKAGVNLASVNYHFGDKKTLVRAVLDRYLEAFMPAVSDALITLNLNNDYTMKQVFEAVRDPFMSLNHVRPNGTSRFMLLLGRGYTDVQGHLRWFITTRYQETLVLFVDSVMKANPKLSREEVFWRLHFTLGTCVFTMASSQALSEIAFNDYGRKIDAQCVLDQLIPYLAAGVSAE, from the coding sequence ATGAGTGCAAGGCATAAGACCAAAGAGAAGATTCTAGATGTTGCGGAAGCTTTGTTTGCTGAGCATGGCTTTAACGATACTTCTTTGCGAACCATAACCAGTAAAGCCGGAGTGAATCTTGCGTCGGTGAATTATCACTTTGGTGACAAAAAAACCTTAGTACGTGCGGTTTTGGATCGTTACTTAGAAGCGTTTATGCCAGCAGTGTCGGATGCATTGATCACGCTTAATCTCAATAATGACTACACGATGAAACAGGTATTTGAGGCGGTGCGAGACCCATTTATGTCGCTGAATCATGTGCGTCCTAATGGTACCAGCCGTTTTATGTTGCTACTTGGCCGTGGTTATACCGACGTGCAGGGGCATCTTCGCTGGTTTATCACCACGCGATATCAAGAAACGTTAGTTCTGTTTGTTGATTCAGTAATGAAAGCCAATCCGAAGCTCAGCCGAGAGGAGGTGTTTTGGCGATTGCACTTTACGTTAGGTACTTGTGTTTTCACTATGGCTTCGAGCCAAGCGTTGTCTGAGATTGCCTTTAATGACTATGGTCGAAAAATCGACGCACAATGTGTATTAGACCAACTGATTCCATATCTTGCTGCTGGGGTGTCAGCAGAGTAA
- a CDS encoding acyl-CoA dehydrogenase, whose amino-acid sequence MSSLRKKWVSDPAFKMFKKVLPPLSDTEREAMEAGSVWWDGELFSGSPNFTTLHQYPKPALTAEEQSFMDNQLETLLAMLDDQKINKDDRDLPEEVWQYLRKERFFSLIISKHYGGLEFSALANSTIVSRIATRSISAAVTVMVPNSLGPGELLSHYGTQEQKDYWLPRLANGTDIPCFALTGPEAGSDAGGIPDEGIVCMGEHQGDQVLGIRVSWNKRYITLAPVATVLGLAFKMKDPDGLLGDKVDIGISCALIPADHQGVEIGERHDPLGSAFMNGPTRGKDVFIPLDWLIGGQEYAGKGWRMLVECLSAGRGISLPALGTAIGHLTSRTTGAYAYVRKQFGMSIGKFEGVAEALGRIGGLTYLLEATRTLTTTSLDMKEKPGIVTAIAKYHMTEMARTILNDSMDIHAGRAIQDGPMNYLAKHYLGIPVAITVEGANILTRNLMIFGQGATRCHPYVLQEMEAAANPDQEEAAKQFDKLLFKHIGHATKNTFGAFGAALTGSSFIKANISGPTQPYYKDLTRMSRALAVSADFAMLTLGGELKRKEMISARLGDALAYLYMGSAALKKYEDDGRQQEDLNYVHYAVQHCLYHAAKSLQEAFSNYPQKSVGRLLKVLLFPVGNHFEKPSDELTVKLAESLMTPGAHRDRLTHLCYIGKQEDDNVGLMENAFLAMYGVKSIERKLITAAKEGKVARKGLLSDRLTQAKDAGVLTEQEIEQVLAAEKLRYKAIQVDHFSHDFSEVRTHSDERKPKLNSVA is encoded by the coding sequence ATGAGCTCTCTACGAAAAAAATGGGTCAGTGATCCTGCTTTCAAAATGTTTAAAAAGGTATTACCACCATTATCGGATACAGAAAGAGAAGCAATGGAGGCGGGAAGTGTCTGGTGGGATGGGGAGCTCTTCTCGGGTAGCCCTAACTTTACAACTTTACATCAATACCCTAAACCTGCGCTAACCGCTGAAGAACAGTCTTTTATGGACAATCAGCTAGAAACCTTGCTGGCGATGTTAGACGATCAAAAGATCAATAAGGATGATCGCGATCTACCGGAAGAGGTGTGGCAGTACCTACGTAAAGAGCGTTTCTTTTCACTGATCATTTCCAAGCATTATGGTGGTTTAGAATTTTCTGCGCTAGCAAACTCGACCATCGTTTCACGCATTGCCACGCGCAGTATCAGCGCGGCGGTAACGGTGATGGTACCTAACTCCCTAGGTCCTGGGGAACTGCTGTCTCACTACGGTACTCAAGAGCAGAAAGATTATTGGTTACCGCGCTTGGCAAACGGTACTGACATTCCATGTTTCGCGTTAACTGGTCCTGAAGCGGGCTCCGATGCTGGTGGTATTCCTGATGAAGGTATTGTCTGCATGGGCGAGCATCAAGGTGATCAAGTGCTGGGTATTCGTGTGTCATGGAATAAGCGTTACATCACGCTGGCACCTGTGGCAACAGTGCTTGGTCTAGCATTTAAAATGAAAGATCCTGATGGTTTGTTAGGCGATAAAGTTGATATTGGTATTAGCTGTGCGCTGATCCCCGCGGATCACCAAGGGGTTGAGATTGGTGAGCGTCACGATCCGCTTGGCTCAGCCTTCATGAATGGTCCAACGCGTGGTAAAGACGTATTTATTCCGCTTGATTGGCTAATTGGCGGACAAGAATATGCCGGTAAAGGTTGGCGTATGCTGGTGGAATGTCTCTCAGCAGGGCGCGGTATCTCTTTGCCTGCTTTGGGGACCGCTATCGGTCATCTAACGTCCCGTACAACTGGTGCTTATGCTTATGTACGTAAGCAGTTTGGTATGTCGATTGGTAAGTTTGAAGGGGTTGCGGAGGCGCTAGGTCGCATTGGTGGTTTGACTTATCTGCTTGAAGCGACGCGCACACTAACCACAACGTCACTGGATATGAAAGAAAAGCCAGGCATTGTTACGGCGATTGCCAAATATCATATGACGGAGATGGCTCGTACCATCTTGAATGACTCGATGGATATTCACGCGGGTCGTGCAATCCAAGATGGCCCAATGAACTATCTGGCTAAGCATTATTTGGGGATTCCAGTTGCAATAACGGTTGAAGGGGCGAATATCCTGACACGTAACTTGATGATCTTTGGTCAAGGTGCGACCCGATGCCACCCATACGTTTTGCAAGAGATGGAAGCGGCGGCTAATCCGGATCAAGAAGAAGCAGCAAAACAGTTCGATAAACTCCTGTTTAAGCATATTGGTCATGCCACTAAAAATACCTTTGGTGCCTTTGGTGCGGCGCTAACTGGTTCGAGCTTTATTAAAGCCAATATTAGCGGTCCGACTCAGCCATATTATAAAGACTTAACTCGTATGAGCCGTGCGTTAGCGGTGAGCGCTGACTTTGCTATGTTAACGCTTGGTGGTGAACTAAAACGTAAAGAGATGATCTCGGCGCGTTTAGGTGATGCGTTGGCTTACCTATACATGGGTTCAGCCGCACTGAAAAAGTACGAAGATGATGGACGCCAGCAAGAAGATCTTAATTACGTGCATTATGCGGTGCAGCACTGTTTATACCATGCAGCCAAGTCTTTACAGGAAGCGTTTAGTAACTATCCACAAAAGTCAGTAGGTCGTTTGTTGAAAGTACTGCTCTTCCCAGTGGGGAACCATTTTGAGAAACCGAGTGATGAGCTAACGGTTAAGCTAGCGGAAAGCTTAATGACGCCTGGTGCACATCGCGATCGTTTAACTCATCTGTGCTATATCGGCAAGCAAGAAGATGACAACGTTGGTTTGATGGAGAATGCATTTTTAGCGATGTATGGCGTTAAGTCGATTGAGCGCAAACTCATTACAGCAGCGAAAGAGGGCAAAGTGGCGCGTAAAGGCTTACTGAGTGATAGACTTACCCAAGCGAAAGATGCTGGTGTGTTGACCGAGCAAGAAATCGAACAAGTATTGGCGGCAGAGAAGCTACGTTACAAAGCGATTCAAGTTGACCACTTTAGCCACGACTTTTCTGAAGTGCGAACTCATAGCGATGAGCGCAAGCCAAAGCTCAATAGCGTGGCGTAA